One segment of Brassica napus cultivar Da-Ae chromosome C3, Da-Ae, whole genome shotgun sequence DNA contains the following:
- the LOC106432581 gene encoding F-box protein At4g22390-like isoform X2 gives MPAVAQLEKDPNSALVYQLLKIFITQRLDAYMEFQNANSGFLQTYGLVEEDCVAKMRLLSLVDLASDESGKIPYASIKNILQVNDEEVELWVVKAISAKLVDCKMDQMNQFVIISRYVECEFGQTQWQSLRTKLAAWRISSTMANMPMDIVNDVFLRLPASTLVRCRVLSKPWFTLIDNSDFLASHLKRTLETEEHLMILLQSHRLLRTVYLDGPDKLSDVDHPLQTGNFTKVFGSVNGMIGLTNSPVVLALFNPSTRTIHRLPIEPIDFSERSITLEYVFYGLGYDSMSDDYKVVRMVQSKHKDYEGYPLQMKGYPVETKVFSLKSNSWKRIHLCFEVQIPFMFFYYHVLYRRGNGVLASNSLHWVLPGNPLALTKIMRFDLATDDLSVLSGPLELCHEVMNLGVLDGCLCLICHDYHNIRNGHVDVWILREYGGSWSKFITVPKPETVVSFKFVRPLIYSKDRSKILLEINSGKLMWFDLVDKSFETLEIKGCKGPRNAEILVSSLVLGCKSVSGRAPEKRMLQKGNKSWFAHLCSLVLGCRGDPREKEIMVKGSKRGGGFLSKGFKLKF, from the exons ATGCCAGCCGTCGCACAACTGGAGAAGGATCCTAACAGTGCACTAGTTTACCAGCTACTTAAGATCTTTATTACTCAGAGGCTGGACGCATACATGGAATTCCAGAATGCAAATTCAGGATTTCTGCAAACCTATG GGCTTGTCGAGGAAGACTGTGTAGCGAAGATGAGATTGTTGTCACTGGTGGACTTGGCATCAGATGAATCTGGCAAAATACCATATGCCTCTATCAAGAACATTCTACAG GTAAATGACGAGGAGGTTGAGTTGTGGGTGGTTAAGGCAATATCTGCGAAACTGGTTGATTGCAAGATGGATCAGATGAACCAATTTGTAATCATCAG TCGCTATGTGGAGTGTGAATTTGGACAAACGCAATGGCAATCTCTTAGAACAAAGCTTGCAGCTTGGCGG ATATCGTCAACGATGGCGAATATGCCGATGGATATCGTCAACGATGTATTCCTCCGTCTCCCCGCTTCTACGCTGGTACGATGTCGCGTCCTCTCGAAGCCTTGGTTCACTCTTATAGACAATTCTGACTTCCTAGCGTCGCATCTCAAGCGCACGCTCGAAACCGAAGAGCACCTCATGATCCTGCTGCAATCTCATCGCCTTCTACGTACCGTGTACCTCGACGGACCGGATAAACTCTCAGACGTCGACCATCCTTTGCAAACCGGTAATTTCACGaaggttttcggttcggttaacGGTATGATCGGTTTAACGAACTCTCCCGTCGTCTTAGCGCTTTTTAATCCGTCAACCCGGACAATCCACCGGTTACCGATTGAGCCTATTGATTTCTCGGAACGTTCCATCACACTCGAGTATGTGTTTTACGGATTAGGTTATGATTCGATGAGCGACGATTACAAAGTTGTGAGGATGGTTCAGTCTAAGCATAAAGACTATGAAGGTTATCCTCTCCAAATGAAAGGTTATCCTGTCGAAACCAAAGTTTTCAGCTTAAAGAGTAATTCGTGGAAGAGAATCCATCTTTGTTTTGAGGTTCAGATTCCTTTCATGTTCTTCTATTACCATGTGCTGTATCGTCGTGGGAATGGTGTTCTTGCTAGCAATAGTCTTCACTGGGTCTTGCCTGGAAACCCTCTCGCCCTCACCAAGATAATGAGATTTGATCTTGCCACTGATGATCTTAGTGTCCTCAGTGGCCCACTGGAGCTTTGCCATGAAGTTATGAATTTAGGTGTGTTAGACGGCTGCCTTTGTTTGATTTGTCACGACTACCACAACATCAGGAATGGCCATGTGGATGTTTGGATTTTGAGGGAATACGGAGGATCTTGGAGTAAATTCATTACTGTGCCGAAACCAGAGACTGTGGTGTCGTTTAAGTTTGTGAGACCTTTGATATATTCCAAGGACAGGAGCAAGATTCTCCTGGAGATAAACAGTGGGAAGCTCATGTGGTTTGATTTGGTGGATAAGAGTTTTGAAACGCTTGAAATAAAGGGTTGTAAGGGTCCACGTAACGCGGAGATCCTCGTGAGTAGCCTTGTTTTGGGATGTAAAAGTGTTTCTGGCAGAGCTCCAGAGAAGAGAATGTTGCAAAAGGGTAACAAAAGTTGGTTTGCTCATCTTTGTAGCCTTGTTTTGGGGTGTAGAGGTGATCCTCGAGAAAAGGAAATAATGGTGAAGGGTAGCAAAAG GGGAGGTGGTTTTCTGTCCAAGGGATTCAAGCTCAAGTTCTGA
- the LOC106432581 gene encoding uncharacterized protein LOC106432581 isoform X1, translating into MTTVVPTSEEDSSLAIVRFTSQLAWADAGPEAAEPQVTRLCREAEESIVAGRWLDLATLMVTSADLVSSKISDKDLECTYTTICSLVKNVNSPEEVLEMVKVIASKVVQQPNDKASLRLKILFNLYNLLDHPNARFQVYMKALELAVSGKVTESIVPSFKKVDSFLKEWNIEIKDQRELFLAIANVLRENKSLAKESLQFVTRYLATFSNEDAHVLSEAKDEAVRAAIDFIKAPSIFQCDLLDMPAVAQLEKDPNSALVYQLLKIFITQRLDAYMEFQNANSGFLQTYGLVEEDCVAKMRLLSLVDLASDESGKIPYASIKNILQVNDEEVELWVVKAISAKLVDCKMDQMNQFVIISRYVECEFGQTQWQSLRTKLAAWRISSTMANMPMDIVNDVFLRLPASTLVRCRVLSKPWFTLIDNSDFLASHLKRTLETEEHLMILLQSHRLLRTVYLDGPDKLSDVDHPLQTGNFTKVFGSVNGMIGLTNSPVVLALFNPSTRTIHRLPIEPIDFSERSITLEYVFYGLGYDSMSDDYKVVRMVQSKHKDYEGYPLQMKGYPVETKVFSLKSNSWKRIHLCFEVQIPFMFFYYHVLYRRGNGVLASNSLHWVLPGNPLALTKIMRFDLATDDLSVLSGPLELCHEVMNLGVLDGCLCLICHDYHNIRNGHVDVWILREYGGSWSKFITVPKPETVVSFKFVRPLIYSKDRSKILLEINSGKLMWFDLVDKSFETLEIKGCKGPRNAEILVSSLVLGCKSVSGRAPEKRMLQKGNKSWFAHLCSLVLGCRGDPREKEIMVKGSKRGGGFLSKGFKLKF; encoded by the exons ATGACGACAGTTGTTCCCACCTCTGAAGAAGATTCTTCGCTCGCGATCGTCCGTTTCACTTCCCAGCTTGCCTGGGCCGATGCGGGCCCTGAG GCTGCAGAGCCTCAAGTTACAAGGCTATGCAGGGAGGCAGAAGAGTCTATAGTAGCAGGAAGGTGGCTGGATTTGGCGACGTTGATGGTAACTTCAGCTGACTTGGTTTCATCCAAGATCTCTGACAAGG ATCTTGAGTGCACCTACACCACAATTTGCAGCCTTGTCAAGAATGTGAACAGCCCTGAGGAAGTTCTTGAAATGGTGAAAGTGATCGCTTCTAAGGTTGTTCAACAGCCGAATGACAAAGCTTCATTGCGTTTGAAAAT TCTCTTCAATCTATATAACCTGCTGGACCACCCAAATGCTCGTTTCCAAGTATACATGAAAGCTCTGGAACTAGCTGTAAGCGGGAAGGTTACTGAGTCTATAGTGCCTTCCTTTAAGAAGGTTGACAGCTTCTTGAAAGAGTGGAATATTGAAATCAAAGATCAGAGGGAACTATTTCTTGCCATTGCTAATGTGCTTAGAGAAAATAAAAG TTTGGCGAAAGAATCGCTTCAGTTTGTGACAAGATACTTGGCGACTTTCTCAAATGAGGATGCCCATGTCCTGAGTGAAGCCAAAGACGAAGCTGTACGAGCAGCTATTGATTTTATCAAGGCTCCCAGTATTTTTCAG TGTGATTTATTAGACATGCCAGCCGTCGCACAACTGGAGAAGGATCCTAACAGTGCACTAGTTTACCAGCTACTTAAGATCTTTATTACTCAGAGGCTGGACGCATACATGGAATTCCAGAATGCAAATTCAGGATTTCTGCAAACCTATG GGCTTGTCGAGGAAGACTGTGTAGCGAAGATGAGATTGTTGTCACTGGTGGACTTGGCATCAGATGAATCTGGCAAAATACCATATGCCTCTATCAAGAACATTCTACAG GTAAATGACGAGGAGGTTGAGTTGTGGGTGGTTAAGGCAATATCTGCGAAACTGGTTGATTGCAAGATGGATCAGATGAACCAATTTGTAATCATCAG TCGCTATGTGGAGTGTGAATTTGGACAAACGCAATGGCAATCTCTTAGAACAAAGCTTGCAGCTTGGCGG ATATCGTCAACGATGGCGAATATGCCGATGGATATCGTCAACGATGTATTCCTCCGTCTCCCCGCTTCTACGCTGGTACGATGTCGCGTCCTCTCGAAGCCTTGGTTCACTCTTATAGACAATTCTGACTTCCTAGCGTCGCATCTCAAGCGCACGCTCGAAACCGAAGAGCACCTCATGATCCTGCTGCAATCTCATCGCCTTCTACGTACCGTGTACCTCGACGGACCGGATAAACTCTCAGACGTCGACCATCCTTTGCAAACCGGTAATTTCACGaaggttttcggttcggttaacGGTATGATCGGTTTAACGAACTCTCCCGTCGTCTTAGCGCTTTTTAATCCGTCAACCCGGACAATCCACCGGTTACCGATTGAGCCTATTGATTTCTCGGAACGTTCCATCACACTCGAGTATGTGTTTTACGGATTAGGTTATGATTCGATGAGCGACGATTACAAAGTTGTGAGGATGGTTCAGTCTAAGCATAAAGACTATGAAGGTTATCCTCTCCAAATGAAAGGTTATCCTGTCGAAACCAAAGTTTTCAGCTTAAAGAGTAATTCGTGGAAGAGAATCCATCTTTGTTTTGAGGTTCAGATTCCTTTCATGTTCTTCTATTACCATGTGCTGTATCGTCGTGGGAATGGTGTTCTTGCTAGCAATAGTCTTCACTGGGTCTTGCCTGGAAACCCTCTCGCCCTCACCAAGATAATGAGATTTGATCTTGCCACTGATGATCTTAGTGTCCTCAGTGGCCCACTGGAGCTTTGCCATGAAGTTATGAATTTAGGTGTGTTAGACGGCTGCCTTTGTTTGATTTGTCACGACTACCACAACATCAGGAATGGCCATGTGGATGTTTGGATTTTGAGGGAATACGGAGGATCTTGGAGTAAATTCATTACTGTGCCGAAACCAGAGACTGTGGTGTCGTTTAAGTTTGTGAGACCTTTGATATATTCCAAGGACAGGAGCAAGATTCTCCTGGAGATAAACAGTGGGAAGCTCATGTGGTTTGATTTGGTGGATAAGAGTTTTGAAACGCTTGAAATAAAGGGTTGTAAGGGTCCACGTAACGCGGAGATCCTCGTGAGTAGCCTTGTTTTGGGATGTAAAAGTGTTTCTGGCAGAGCTCCAGAGAAGAGAATGTTGCAAAAGGGTAACAAAAGTTGGTTTGCTCATCTTTGTAGCCTTGTTTTGGGGTGTAGAGGTGATCCTCGAGAAAAGGAAATAATGGTGAAGGGTAGCAAAAG GGGAGGTGGTTTTCTGTCCAAGGGATTCAAGCTCAAGTTCTGA